The DNA region CGGGCGCCACGATGGGCAAGCAGGTGTGGTACACGGTGGTCGGTGACGGCAACACGCTCACGGCCAGCACCTGCAACGCCTACACCAACTTCGATACTGAGATTCAGGTATGGTGCGGCCGCTGCGGTTCGTTGGTCTGCGTGGGTGGCAATGATGACGCGGGTACGACCCTGTGCCCGATTTCCAGCGTTCGTTCAATATACAGCTGGTGCTCCGAGCCCGGTACGGTTTACTACATTGCCGTTGGGCATTATTCCTTGACCGGCACCGGCGGCCTCTTCCAGCTGGACGTGACCAGCGACGGCGTGCCCTGTACGACCTATCCCGAATGTTGCATCGTGGACTTCACGGTGACGGTTCCGATTGACGGCGGCACGTACACGGGCAACACCTGTAACGCCTTTGACGACTGCGATCTGCCTCAAGGCTACACGGGTTCTCCCGAGGTGGTGTACAAGGTAACGATCCCGTTCGCCGGACGCTGGACCTTCTCGCTGTGCGGTTCCGACTATGACACGGAACTCGGCATCGGCACGACCTGCTGCAACGATGACGTCTGCTACAACGACGACTATTGTGACGTGCAATCGGAATGCACGTGTGCTGACATCGCCGCCGGCACCTACTACGTGACGGTTTCGGGCTACACCTACGATCCGTGCGGCAACTACATTCTGACCATCACTCCGTGCGGCGATCCGACGGCCCGTTGCTGCTACGGCAACGATCCCGACAACCCGCTGTGCGCGGAAGTTACCGAAGCCGAGTGCACTACTCTGGGCGGCGTGTGGACCTTCGGTCAGGTCTGCCTCCCCGATCCGCCGTTTGGATGCCCGGTTCCGTTCCACGGTGATGATTGCACTGATCCGCTGCACGTCACCATGCCGCTACCGTTTGCAGCGAGCGGCAACAACGTCGGCGCGACCAACGTCTACGACTTCGCCACGGCTTATTGCATCACCAACATCAGCTACGACAATGGCTACGACCTGATTTATGAGATGGTGATTGATCGCAATATGTGCATCACCATCGGTGTGGTTCAGGGTTCGTATGACTACATGAGTGTGTCGTTGTGGGATGCCTGCCCCGATCAGGGCGTTGTGCACTGCCTGGCCGGTACCTTTGCCAGCACGGGCAACCTGACCATCCCGTGCACGCCGGTTGTCCCAGGAACGTACTACATCATGCTCGACAACTGGCCGACGCCGTATCAGTTCGATTACACGCTGACGGTGGACGAGTGCACGTGCCCAAGCTCGTGCGAGGATTGGGTACTGTGCGGCACGCCGACCGAGACCGAGCCGAATGGCGTTTGTGCGACGGAAGTGGATCCCTATGTGATCGGTTGCGACGCGCTGGTCTACGGCAAGATCTGTCCGGCGGCCGACCATGACTTCTACAAGATCATCGTTCCGCCGCAGACGTTCATGCAGCTCTCGTTCTTCGACGAGGTGGATTGCATCGCCTCGCCGCCGGTCTGTGTGCGCAACAACCTGTACTATGAAGACTGCTCGGTCGCGGGCAGCGCCAATCAGTACGGTTGGAACATGACGAATTCGGGCGACGTGCCGTGGGTGCTGTACATTGACTTCTACGCCCTCGCGGGCTGCCAGGCCACGTACAAGATCGTAACGACGTGCTGCCCGATCGTGGACTACTGTCTGAATCCGATCTACACGCCCGGCGAATTCTTCTATCAGGAGACGGTGAACACCTGCTGCGGAACGAACGTGATCCCGATGATCGGTACGAACTGCGCGGCAACGTATGCGTCCGGCAAGGACGTGGTCTTTGCCATCGTGATCCGCGATGCGACGTGCTACATTGACAGTATCCACGTCGAGTATCCGGGTGCGGACGAGCAGTGGTGGTTCGGTACCGATTGCACCAATCCGGCTTCCTGCCTGTTCTCGCAGGATGCGGAAGGCGGCGCGGGCGCAGAGGTCCAGTACGGCATGAACGTTGTGGCCGGCACCTACTATCTGGTGGTGTCACGCTACAGCACGGCATGCGGTCCATTGACGGTAACCATTGCGGCCGATTGCAGGTTGCCGGTTGAATTCCTTGGAGCGGACGCGATTGCCGGTGACGGCAAAGTAACCGTGAACTGGGCAACGGCGTCCGAAACCAACCTCGATCACTTCGAGATCTCGCGCGACGGTGAGATGGTTTCCATCGGAGCCAACAACACTCCGGAGCGTCGCGAGTATTCGTGGACCGAGACCGGTTTGGAAAACGGCATGACCTACACCTACAGCCTCGTGGCGGTGAGTCTGAACGGAAGCCGCGATGAGCTGGCGACCGTGAGCGCGACCCCGAGCTTCGAAGCCGGTGCGGTCACCGAGTATGCGCTGCATCAGAACTACCCGAACCCCTTCAACCCGACCACTTCGATCTCGTTCGATCTGAAGGACGCGGGTCTCGTGAACCTGAAGGTCTACAACCTGATGGGTCAGGAAGTGGCGAAGGTCGTGAACGGCGAGATGAGCGCGGGCCGTCACACCGTGAGCTTCAACTCCGGTAATCTGTCCAGCGGTATCTATCTCTATCGGATCGAAGTCAATGGCTTCGCCGCCGAGAAGAAGATGTTGCTGATGAAGTAATGCCGACGGCATTACCCTGTGATTGGGCAGGGGCAGGTCGCAAGACCTGCCCCTGTTCTATGGGAACGGGAAGACGGTAGGGGCGGAAGGCGTTCCGCCCGTGAAAGAGCAACGAAGGAAGCGGGCGGCCCGACAATGGGCCGCCCGTGCATTTGAATGGGCAATCCGTGGTGTTTACGACCGGAGCATGGTCAGCAGCATTTTGAACGCGGTCAGAGCCTTCACGGCGTGAGGAACATGGGCGGGCATAATCGCAATCTCTCCCGCGCGAACCACGACGGGGTTTCCGCCGACCAGGAGTTCCACTTCCCCGTCGAGAACCTGCACCACCGCGTCGAACGGAGTGGTGTGTTCGGACAATTCCTGCCCTTGGTCAAAGGCAAACAGCGTCACGTTGCCGCCCGACTGTTTAAGGATC from bacterium includes:
- a CDS encoding T9SS type A sorting domain-containing protein, with the protein product MPLPFAASGNNVGATNVYDFATAYCITNISYDNGYDLIYEMVIDRNMCITIGVVQGSYDYMSVSLWDACPDQGVVHCLAGTFASTGNLTIPCTPVVPGTYYIMLDNWPTPYQFDYTLTVDECTCPSSCEDWVLCGTPTETEPNGVCATEVDPYVIGCDALVYGKICPAADHDFYKIIVPPQTFMQLSFFDEVDCIASPPVCVRNNLYYEDCSVAGSANQYGWNMTNSGDVPWVLYIDFYALAGCQATYKIVTTCCPIVDYCLNPIYTPGEFFYQETVNTCCGTNVIPMIGTNCAATYASGKDVVFAIVIRDATCYIDSIHVEYPGADEQWWFGTDCTNPASCLFSQDAEGGAGAEVQYGMNVVAGTYYLVVSRYSTACGPLTVTIAADCRLPVEFLGADAIAGDGKVTVNWATASETNLDHFEISRDGEMVSIGANNTPERREYSWTETGLENGMTYTYSLVAVSLNGSRDELATVSATPSFEAGAVTEYALHQNYPNPFNPTTSISFDLKDAGLVNLKVYNLMGQEVAKVVNGEMSAGRHTVSFNSGNLSSGIYLYRIEVNGFAAEKKMLLMK
- a CDS encoding cupin domain-containing protein, yielding MSREGGKIRHENQGPESLLGSAHSLIHLVEYATGSIVSRVILKQSGGNVTLFAFDQGQELSEHTTPFDAVVQVLDGEVELLVGGNPVVVRAGEIAIMPAHVPHAVKALTAFKMLLTMLRS